One part of the Chryseobacterium mulctrae genome encodes these proteins:
- a CDS encoding histone H1 — protein MKELIEKINAEFEAFSAEANQQSEKGNKAAGTRARKSALELSKLFKDFRKVSVEESKK, from the coding sequence ATGAAAGAACTAATCGAAAAGATCAACGCAGAATTTGAAGCATTTTCTGCTGAAGCAAATCAGCAATCTGAAAAAGGGAACAAGGCTGCCGGGACAAGAGCAAGAAAATCTGCGCTTGAACTCAGCAAATTATTTAAAGACTTCAGAAAAGTTTCTGTTGAGGAATCAAAGAAATAA
- a CDS encoding DUF6265 family protein has translation MTKRIFFSMVAALLTLCTCTVKNPSNIKKIEWLVGTWEHKTSKGNIYETWKKGDGNELVGKSYVIKNKDTILFESIRLVHEQGKLFYIPAVKDQNEGTPIRFEGKRFSETHLVFENKMHDFPQVISYKKISEDSLKAEISGLRNGKEERRYFPMRRIK, from the coding sequence ATGACAAAAAGAATATTTTTTTCTATGGTTGCTGCACTGCTAACGCTTTGTACCTGTACCGTAAAAAATCCAAGCAATATCAAAAAAATAGAATGGCTGGTCGGAACCTGGGAACATAAAACTTCGAAAGGTAATATTTATGAAACCTGGAAAAAAGGCGATGGAAATGAACTTGTCGGTAAAAGTTATGTGATCAAGAATAAGGATACTATCTTATTTGAGAGCATACGATTGGTTCACGAGCAAGGCAAACTTTTTTATATTCCGGCTGTTAAGGATCAGAATGAAGGTACTCCAATCCGTTTCGAGGGAAAGAGATTTTCTGAAACCCATTTGGTGTTTGAAAATAAAATGCACGATTTCCCACAGGTCATCTCTTACAAAAAGATTAGTGAAGACTCTTTGAAGGCTGAGATTTCAGGACTTAGGAATGGAAAGGAAGAACGGCGTTACTTCCCAATGAGACGTATTAAATAG
- a CDS encoding DUF3945 domain-containing protein, with protein sequence MEKKVQNATNETNKIKPVSDTLLVLNINTNAVEMVKGIDEEGNLQKIPPDEKKDNDQLIRVDKHGDLFSNFFSNFYRQLKNPSHFNFFKVSEYDAVNIAKDLQQYVDQASPEEKEKLKEYEILPKNTNPLKNQNTMENNTDNQEYRFQPEQIDWKTMEKFGLNQEKLEKMNAMDPLLRGFKTNNLIPITINLGTAVSKMDVRLSLQTADNGEVAVNLHGIRKEPNYNLKFLGHEFTDEDKKNLKESGNMGRVVDLVNPKTDEIISSVISRDRLTNELVAYRAEYMKIPDEIKGIKLDDHQKQTLLEGKPLYLEGMTSKKGELFDATVQFNADKRYVEFIFNNNQNQQQGQRQNPSNQQAQNKDGEAPRVFRGKELDDAQYDKFKAGQTVYVDGLVDGKGKAYQGYITFNQDTSKTEFSFINPNKLKEKAQPSEDHKTQKAVNSDGKTNEATKNIKEPLESKQQQPANKKQEAQQKKPVRSKGRKM encoded by the coding sequence ATGGAAAAGAAGGTACAGAATGCAACCAATGAAACGAATAAAATCAAGCCAGTGTCCGATACATTGCTTGTCCTGAACATCAACACCAATGCTGTCGAGATGGTCAAAGGCATAGACGAGGAAGGAAACCTTCAAAAGATCCCTCCTGATGAGAAAAAGGACAATGACCAGTTGATCAGGGTCGACAAGCACGGTGATCTCTTCTCCAACTTCTTTTCCAATTTCTACCGGCAGCTTAAAAACCCTTCGCATTTCAATTTCTTCAAGGTCTCGGAATACGATGCGGTCAACATAGCAAAAGACCTACAGCAGTATGTGGATCAGGCATCGCCTGAAGAAAAGGAAAAGCTTAAGGAATATGAAATTTTACCAAAGAATACTAACCCATTAAAAAATCAGAATACAATGGAAAACAACACAGACAATCAGGAATACCGTTTTCAGCCGGAACAGATCGACTGGAAGACGATGGAGAAATTCGGGCTGAACCAGGAAAAGCTTGAAAAGATGAATGCTATGGATCCTCTGCTCAGAGGTTTCAAGACCAATAATTTAATTCCTATTACCATCAATCTGGGAACAGCGGTCAGCAAGATGGATGTCCGTCTATCACTCCAGACCGCAGACAACGGAGAGGTTGCCGTGAATCTGCACGGCATTCGCAAAGAGCCTAACTACAATCTTAAGTTCCTCGGTCACGAGTTCACCGACGAAGACAAGAAAAACCTGAAAGAAAGCGGAAACATGGGCAGGGTCGTCGATCTTGTCAACCCCAAGACCGATGAGATCATCTCATCAGTCATCAGCCGTGACCGACTGACCAATGAATTGGTTGCGTACAGGGCAGAGTATATGAAGATCCCGGATGAGATCAAGGGCATCAAGCTGGATGATCACCAGAAGCAGACCTTACTCGAAGGTAAGCCGCTTTATCTGGAAGGAATGACCTCCAAAAAAGGAGAACTGTTTGATGCTACTGTACAGTTCAACGCTGACAAACGCTATGTTGAATTTATATTCAACAACAACCAAAACCAGCAGCAAGGACAACGACAGAACCCATCCAATCAGCAAGCTCAAAACAAAGATGGGGAAGCACCAAGAGTTTTCCGAGGAAAAGAACTGGATGATGCGCAATACGACAAATTCAAAGCAGGGCAGACGGTCTATGTTGATGGATTGGTGGACGGCAAAGGAAAAGCATACCAAGGCTATATCACTTTCAATCAAGACACCTCGAAAACCGAGTTTTCCTTTATCAACCCCAATAAGCTCAAAGAAAAAGCCCAGCCTTCAGAAGACCATAAGACCCAAAAGGCGGTCAATTCCGATGGCAAGACGAATGAGGCCACCAAGAACATCAAAGAACCGTTGGAGTCTAAACAGCAGCAGCCTGCCAATAAAAAGCAGGAAGCCCAGCAGAAGAAACCGGTCAGATCCAAAGGACGCAAGATGTAA
- a CDS encoding DUF3883 domain-containing protein, which yields MDLKNIVEELYNDSERTPLRGLGAIAEAEKYLQQAYEGRYFFELIQNVRDANKEIDQDGEILIELANNILSISNTGAEFSAKGIEGITTIGQSTKESQDYIGFKGIGFKSIQEVTEKPRIITHHGTVYFDKITTLNRYTDKKLTLNKTPLFYFPHYDSEKVSNQEKSQGIVTRIHLPLKENITETDIADAFVEIQPQQLILLGHIKYLKFLSNSRDISYSIQKNPSKNLIEIQTNDSLNFKYKYFTPSKPIYIPEDVLETLDGKEKDVFGKRSGLDINIVLEVNRLGQITIVRDAKLFLFYPLEISSGFRFIIHSYFIVNPERTSLRDSAVNNFLLTEIGNFIVSEMLSSLKNSRSNTNKILCFKRNKDAKIDLLYNTVVDGLKNQKFIYDSIAKKYYLPSEVMVTDGFDKGLFPDRKFAGKQLIFSDDEDTISWLRTEFDVPYLSYKDIEEKIENECRKQAKERKIKFFQNLYNYVGEHSELDLTGKNVLLTDSWRLVSSNEDVFYGGGRNRIELPASIKKHIHFIHKSIKIKDFREGRSRTGITEFNTYELIRRILKLFDTSNVPKSDILNTLYNLYPFDVKSQLDVREKILFPIQGSRKWLSPIYNPIYFDNEKLRELYPSGNFADLSIFQWLGDESENIEVNDFSKIFGIWDIPAVYISEKNLTVATSELRDKKIEDQCGLTSRPFYTKNDRVLDIPIKYNHWFSNSVIENWTLYEEFIKNELFPSLQYHNGNSYYRNASKDKILPITSFTESLSTDAWIYFQGEDIPYSINELIGIKYLDFTQPHNQVISKYLKLLPISFDVKKNFIQALGLIHLDADDLQNFNDLLHYIYIKYERETPQEKEFTDFYNRILGKIVDFYYINNQFDEIKSLKNQYFLGVDEITKESLWERASRIYYLDNKPNYEILPSTIKKKIQPQFTNRDRNTFGKIAAKIGKRFSNSIQKELINGDDINSALLVNYFKYLPEAIAILECTLDTLMNDYIEEVKSIKVFEKSLVSVKVSVADSEPVVIIVNHYVDTEKDYSIYLSKSSDINTNKQMAEAITEVFLNMLGRDTRKYSSDLLRYLNALDKMDYLKDYDILPERISEIRDKLNTIEFTKIQKFWDAILSATGRENREGIFICQEIDVSEISNILGVDEKNIISFNNNFNFSFTSNPLNIELLTKLLIQLKIKLVDLNKFLFPKIDFREFYSKRLIGIKNKFENSFNEILYTYLLVKSDDDQEKYQNLLDSYKDISDFCISLNILSLDVEVYFIEFIKNKFSYIEITVDNLKNYSSTFDSAFIYKNNFIILENEIISTGLNTKNLDLFLSDNSKRSLLYFTKTQKLISLFKDWLRVNENDESKNDSELEDYLKSFCNPDGLHIESISTSEIDNQINAGKNGNTSGNRFDGSINDQIKITIGLVAEMVVYDKLKSLYKTVNWVSKFASKIYKTHHGYNPEGQDGLGYDIEYLDDDGNKFYVEVKGKSDSFESFEITRKEIEKAQIAKEYYKILFVTDTLSNSQRRIKDLGNLFAFEIGEDILSNKKFKAIYKNFEIRFQEQ from the coding sequence ATGGATTTAAAAAATATTGTTGAGGAACTATATAATGATAGCGAACGAACACCTCTAAGAGGCTTAGGAGCAATAGCAGAAGCAGAAAAGTATTTACAACAAGCATATGAAGGACGCTATTTTTTTGAACTAATACAAAACGTCAGAGATGCCAACAAAGAGATTGATCAAGATGGGGAGATATTGATAGAATTAGCCAATAATATCTTGTCGATATCAAACACTGGTGCTGAATTTAGCGCTAAAGGAATCGAGGGAATTACAACAATAGGACAAAGCACCAAAGAAAGCCAGGATTATATTGGTTTTAAAGGAATTGGTTTCAAGTCCATTCAGGAAGTTACGGAGAAGCCAAGAATCATAACGCATCATGGTACAGTTTATTTTGACAAGATAACAACACTTAATAGATATACCGACAAAAAACTAACCCTAAATAAAACGCCTCTATTCTACTTCCCACATTATGATTCCGAAAAGGTATCTAATCAAGAAAAATCTCAAGGTATTGTCACAAGAATTCACCTTCCTTTGAAAGAAAATATTACTGAGACTGATATCGCTGACGCATTTGTTGAGATACAGCCACAACAGCTGATACTTTTAGGTCATATAAAATATCTAAAATTTCTGTCTAATAGTAGAGACATAAGTTATTCAATACAAAAAAATCCCTCGAAAAATCTGATTGAGATTCAGACTAATGATTCTTTAAATTTTAAATATAAATATTTTACCCCTTCAAAGCCAATTTATATTCCCGAAGATGTTTTAGAAACCTTAGATGGTAAAGAAAAAGATGTTTTCGGTAAAAGATCAGGACTTGATATTAATATAGTTTTAGAAGTTAATCGTTTGGGACAAATCACCATTGTTAGGGACGCTAAATTATTCCTATTTTACCCATTAGAGATCAGCTCTGGTTTTAGATTTATAATACACAGCTACTTTATTGTAAATCCGGAAAGAACTTCGCTTAGAGATTCTGCTGTAAATAATTTTCTTCTGACAGAAATAGGTAATTTCATAGTAAGTGAAATGCTTAGTAGCTTAAAAAATAGTAGGAGTAATACTAATAAAATATTGTGTTTTAAAAGAAATAAAGATGCAAAAATCGATTTATTATATAATACAGTTGTAGACGGATTAAAAAATCAAAAATTCATCTATGACAGCATTGCGAAAAAGTACTATTTACCATCTGAGGTAATGGTTACAGATGGCTTCGACAAAGGTCTTTTTCCTGATCGAAAATTTGCTGGAAAGCAACTCATTTTTAGTGACGATGAAGATACGATTAGCTGGCTTAGAACAGAATTTGACGTACCATATTTGAGTTATAAAGATATTGAAGAGAAAATTGAAAATGAATGCAGAAAACAAGCTAAGGAGCGGAAAATCAAATTTTTTCAAAATCTTTATAATTATGTGGGTGAACATTCTGAATTAGATTTAACTGGTAAAAATGTTTTGTTGACAGATAGCTGGAGATTAGTATCAAGTAATGAAGATGTATTTTATGGTGGCGGAAGAAATAGAATTGAGTTACCAGCAAGCATAAAAAAACACATACATTTTATACATAAAAGCATCAAGATAAAAGATTTTAGAGAAGGGCGAAGTAGAACTGGTATCACGGAATTTAATACCTACGAACTAATAAGGAGAATTTTAAAGCTTTTTGACACATCAAATGTTCCTAAATCAGATATATTAAACACTCTTTACAACTTATATCCTTTTGATGTAAAATCTCAATTAGATGTTAGGGAAAAGATTTTATTTCCAATTCAAGGAAGCAGAAAATGGCTTTCTCCAATATATAATCCCATTTATTTTGATAATGAAAAGCTTCGGGAACTGTATCCTTCGGGAAACTTCGCAGACTTGAGTATTTTTCAGTGGCTTGGTGATGAGTCCGAAAATATTGAAGTAAATGATTTTTCAAAAATATTTGGCATCTGGGATATTCCTGCTGTTTATATTTCTGAAAAAAATTTGACTGTCGCAACAAGTGAATTACGCGATAAAAAAATCGAAGATCAATGCGGATTGACCAGCAGACCATTTTATACAAAAAACGACAGGGTTCTGGACATTCCTATCAAATATAATCATTGGTTTAGTAATTCTGTCATAGAAAACTGGACGTTATACGAAGAATTTATAAAAAATGAATTATTCCCAAGTTTACAGTATCATAATGGGAACAGTTATTACAGAAATGCATCTAAAGATAAAATCCTTCCAATCACCTCATTTACTGAATCCCTGAGTACTGATGCCTGGATATATTTTCAAGGTGAAGACATCCCATATTCCATCAATGAGTTGATTGGAATTAAATATTTAGATTTTACACAGCCTCATAATCAGGTAATTTCTAAATACTTAAAACTTTTACCTATAAGTTTCGATGTAAAAAAGAACTTTATACAGGCTTTAGGATTGATCCATCTTGATGCGGATGATCTTCAAAATTTTAATGATTTATTACACTATATTTATATTAAATATGAAAGAGAGACCCCACAAGAAAAGGAATTTACAGATTTCTATAATAGAATTCTTGGAAAAATAGTTGATTTTTATTATATCAATAATCAGTTCGACGAAATAAAGAGCCTTAAAAATCAATATTTTTTAGGTGTAGATGAGATCACGAAAGAAAGCTTATGGGAAAGAGCGTCAAGGATATACTACCTTGACAATAAACCAAATTACGAAATTCTTCCCTCTACAATAAAGAAGAAAATACAACCACAATTTACAAATAGGGATAGGAATACGTTTGGAAAAATTGCAGCAAAAATTGGAAAGAGATTTTCAAATTCAATTCAAAAAGAATTAATAAATGGTGACGATATCAATTCTGCTCTATTAGTTAACTATTTCAAATATTTACCAGAGGCAATAGCAATTTTAGAATGCACACTAGATACTTTAATGAATGATTATATCGAAGAGGTTAAATCAATAAAAGTATTTGAAAAAAGTTTAGTCTCAGTTAAGGTTTCGGTTGCTGATTCTGAGCCTGTGGTAATAATTGTCAACCATTATGTTGATACGGAAAAGGATTATAGTATTTATCTCTCAAAATCTAGCGATATAAATACCAACAAGCAGATGGCTGAAGCAATCACTGAAGTCTTTTTGAATATGTTAGGAAGAGATACCCGCAAATATAGTTCTGATTTACTTCGATATCTTAACGCACTTGATAAAATGGATTATTTAAAGGACTATGATATACTACCTGAGAGAATTTCCGAAATAAGAGACAAGCTGAATACTATCGAATTCACTAAAATTCAAAAATTTTGGGACGCAATTCTTTCTGCAACCGGTAGAGAGAATAGGGAGGGTATTTTTATTTGTCAAGAAATCGACGTATCTGAGATTAGTAATATACTGGGTGTTGATGAAAAAAATATAATAAGTTTTAATAATAATTTCAACTTTAGTTTTACAAGCAATCCCTTAAATATTGAATTACTGACCAAATTGCTAATACAATTAAAAATCAAATTGGTAGATCTTAACAAATTTTTATTTCCAAAGATTGACTTTAGAGAATTTTATTCAAAAAGATTAATAGGTATTAAAAATAAATTTGAAAATTCGTTTAATGAAATTTTGTATACATATTTGCTTGTTAAGAGCGATGATGATCAGGAAAAATACCAAAACCTACTGGATTCATATAAGGATATAAGCGACTTTTGTATTTCTTTAAATATATTAAGTTTAGATGTCGAAGTATATTTTATTGAGTTTATAAAAAACAAATTTTCTTATATTGAAATTACAGTAGATAATTTAAAAAACTACAGTTCCACCTTCGATTCTGCGTTTATATATAAAAATAATTTTATCATTTTAGAAAATGAGATAATATCTACAGGATTAAACACAAAAAATTTAGACTTATTTCTTTCAGACAACAGCAAAAGAAGCTTATTATATTTTACTAAGACACAAAAACTTATTAGCCTTTTTAAAGATTGGTTGAGAGTAAATGAGAATGATGAGTCAAAAAATGACTCGGAATTAGAAGATTATTTAAAAAGTTTCTGTAATCCAGACGGTTTGCACATTGAATCAATTTCGACCTCAGAAATTGATAATCAAATCAACGCTGGAAAAAACGGTAACACATCTGGAAATCGTTTTGATGGAAGTATAAACGACCAAATTAAAATAACCATAGGCTTAGTTGCTGAAATGGTGGTGTATGATAAACTAAAAAGTTTATATAAAACAGTTAATTGGGTTTCCAAATTTGCAAGTAAGATCTATAAGACGCATCATGGTTATAATCCTGAAGGTCAGGATGGATTGGGATACGATATAGAATATTTGGATGACGATGGAAATAAGTTTTATGTTGAAGTGAAGGGGAAATCTGACAGTTTTGAAAGTTTTGAAATAACGAGAAAAGAAATAGAGAAGGCACAGATAGCTAAAGAATATTATAAGATCCTATTTGTAACCGATACGCTTAGCAACAGCCAGCGTCGAATAAAAGACCTCGGTAACTTATTTGCTTTTGAAATAGGTGAAGACATATTATCTAATAAAAAATTTAAAGCTATATATAAAAATTTTGAAATAAGATTTCAAGAACAATAA
- a CDS encoding helix-turn-helix transcriptional regulator: MNYQTFEPDQELEVLVKCYWTLESSVDEQREKQSVVPDGCMEMIFHYGDLYKQYIGRGKSMIQPRCFVIGQLTRPLEIEPTERTGIFSVRFHPYGFLPFAFLSIKEMENTAISLEKLFGQNGKDLEEKILNTNSVQERINLVEIFLLNSLRRLETIDHIVRSTVETILTGNGQLSINELSSQIHINRRQLERKFYLAVGLSPKQLSKTIRLQSALKMLLTKESANLTALAHENNYYDQAHFIKDFKELVGITPKEFYGKNLKMTSFFIGD, from the coding sequence ATGAATTACCAGACATTTGAGCCTGATCAGGAATTGGAGGTACTTGTCAAATGCTATTGGACACTGGAAAGTTCAGTAGATGAACAACGGGAAAAGCAATCCGTTGTTCCAGATGGATGTATGGAGATGATCTTTCATTATGGTGATCTTTATAAGCAGTACATCGGCAGAGGAAAAAGTATGATCCAACCCAGATGCTTTGTCATCGGTCAGCTGACAAGACCACTTGAAATAGAACCTACCGAAAGGACGGGTATTTTCTCTGTCCGCTTTCATCCCTATGGTTTTTTACCTTTTGCTTTCCTATCCATCAAGGAAATGGAAAACACAGCCATTTCATTGGAAAAACTCTTCGGACAGAATGGGAAAGATCTGGAGGAGAAAATATTAAATACGAATTCGGTGCAGGAAAGGATCAATTTGGTCGAAATATTTTTACTGAACAGTCTGAGACGCTTAGAAACTATAGATCATATTGTGAGATCGACTGTTGAGACCATTTTAACGGGTAACGGACAACTTTCCATTAATGAACTTTCCAGCCAGATCCACATCAACCGCAGGCAATTGGAGCGTAAATTTTATTTGGCCGTAGGTTTAAGCCCAAAACAACTGTCGAAGACCATTCGTCTGCAGTCTGCACTTAAGATGCTGTTGACGAAGGAATCTGCTAACCTTACGGCTCTGGCCCATGAGAATAATTATTATGATCAGGCTCACTTCATCAAAGATTTCAAAGAACTTGTTGGCATTACCCCAAAAGAATTCTACGGAAAGAATCTGAAAATGACCTCTTTTTTTATCGGAGATTGA
- a CDS encoding type IA DNA topoisomerase — MKAIIAEKPSVAREIAQLLNANERKDGYLEGNAYCVTWALGHLVSLGMPEDHGIRGFDKASLPIFPDPFLVVPRTIKKQNQKGYQPDPSALKQLKIIQNVIKRCDSIIVATDAGREGELIFRYIYHYLQCNKPFERLWISSLTEKAIQDGFKKLQSGSAFDGLYDAAKARSEADWLVGINATQALSIAANQDVYSLGRVQTPTLALICKRFEDHQNFKQRKYFQIQLKHRKEYLDFTSQSTEQWEDKKQTEQILRSIEREGRATVEDVTVNTVKEQSPLLYDLTELQKEANRKLGLSADEVLQTAQSLYEKRFITYPRTGSKYIPEDLWAEIPELVRILNTTDQFKPAISTLKFGNFNKRMVNDLKVTDHHGLLFTTKIPSAITATEKAIYDMIAYRLMESLSEHCSKQVSHITIKVHHYDFSIKGSKILTKGWRAIKGVLSDHNNNVEEMLIDLPELKIGDELKISQTDLKEKTTQPPKLYSEADLLSAMENAGRSIKDKEQQKAISNIGIGTPATRASIIETLLSRNYIIRKSKALVPTEKGLKVYGLVKNQKIANVQMTAEWEMALDKIEKGELNSKQFITDIKDYTREITKELLSLSILQENIPQLKCPKCQQHNLIIKDKIVKCPDEQCNWIQFRNVCGVQLSLQQIISLINNRKTPLIKNMKAKNGKKFSAYLVLKDDHKTIFEFPDQ; from the coding sequence ATGAAAGCCATCATCGCAGAAAAGCCAAGTGTTGCACGAGAGATCGCACAATTGTTAAATGCCAACGAAAGAAAAGACGGTTACCTGGAAGGTAACGCGTACTGCGTGACCTGGGCATTAGGACATCTGGTGTCTTTGGGAATGCCGGAAGATCATGGTATAAGAGGTTTTGACAAAGCCTCTTTGCCTATCTTTCCCGATCCATTCCTAGTGGTCCCAAGAACCATAAAGAAGCAGAACCAAAAAGGCTATCAGCCTGATCCTTCTGCACTCAAACAATTAAAGATCATACAAAATGTCATCAAACGATGCGACAGTATCATCGTTGCTACCGATGCAGGAAGGGAAGGTGAGTTGATCTTCCGATACATCTACCACTACCTCCAATGTAACAAACCGTTTGAAAGATTGTGGATCAGTTCTCTTACTGAAAAGGCCATCCAGGACGGCTTCAAAAAACTCCAGTCAGGCTCAGCCTTCGACGGTTTGTACGATGCTGCAAAGGCCAGAAGCGAAGCCGACTGGCTGGTCGGGATCAATGCCACTCAGGCATTGAGCATTGCTGCTAACCAGGATGTATATTCCTTAGGCAGGGTACAGACCCCGACACTGGCTTTGATCTGCAAAAGATTTGAAGACCATCAAAATTTCAAACAGAGGAAATACTTCCAGATCCAGTTAAAGCACCGAAAAGAATACCTGGATTTCACCAGCCAATCCACCGAACAGTGGGAAGACAAGAAGCAGACAGAACAGATCCTAAGATCCATAGAGCGAGAGGGCAGGGCTACTGTTGAGGATGTCACTGTCAATACTGTAAAAGAACAATCGCCCTTACTTTATGACCTGACCGAACTTCAAAAGGAAGCCAACCGAAAATTAGGTCTGTCGGCCGATGAGGTCTTGCAGACCGCACAGTCACTTTACGAAAAGAGATTCATCACGTATCCACGAACCGGAAGCAAATACATTCCTGAAGACCTCTGGGCGGAAATCCCAGAGCTGGTAAGAATCTTAAACACAACCGATCAATTCAAACCCGCCATTTCAACCCTCAAATTCGGCAACTTCAACAAGCGAATGGTGAATGATCTCAAGGTGACCGACCATCACGGACTGTTGTTCACTACAAAAATACCATCCGCAATCACCGCAACAGAGAAGGCCATCTACGATATGATCGCCTACCGTTTAATGGAATCCCTTTCAGAGCATTGCTCCAAGCAGGTCAGTCATATCACGATCAAAGTTCATCACTATGACTTCAGCATCAAAGGATCAAAAATACTGACCAAAGGCTGGCGAGCCATCAAAGGGGTTCTTTCAGACCACAACAATAATGTCGAAGAAATGCTCATAGATCTCCCAGAACTGAAGATCGGGGACGAACTCAAAATTTCACAAACTGATCTGAAAGAAAAAACGACCCAACCGCCCAAACTGTACAGTGAGGCAGATTTGTTGTCAGCGATGGAAAATGCAGGAAGATCGATCAAAGATAAAGAACAACAGAAAGCCATTTCAAATATCGGGATCGGTACACCCGCAACCAGAGCCTCCATCATTGAAACTCTGCTCAGCAGAAACTACATCATCCGAAAAAGCAAGGCTCTAGTACCCACCGAAAAAGGACTAAAGGTTTACGGTCTAGTCAAAAACCAAAAGATAGCCAATGTGCAAATGACCGCAGAGTGGGAGATGGCATTGGACAAGATCGAGAAAGGCGAGCTCAATTCAAAACAATTCATCACCGACATCAAAGACTACACAAGAGAGATCACCAAAGAACTATTGTCACTATCCATCCTGCAAGAAAATATCCCCCAGCTCAAATGCCCAAAATGCCAGCAGCACAACCTCATCATCAAAGATAAAATTGTAAAATGTCCTGATGAACAATGCAACTGGATACAGTTCCGGAATGTTTGCGGCGTGCAGCTCAGCTTACAGCAGATCATTTCGCTCATCAACAACAGAAAAACCCCGCTTATCAAAAATATGAAGGCCAAGAACGGCAAAAAGTTCAGCGCCTATCTAGTTTTGAAAGATGACCACAAAACCATATTTGAATTCCCAGACCAATGA
- a CDS encoding helix-turn-helix domain-containing protein, whose translation MNTERTEFIAWMERIMERFDILKEQVSSSQSRFIEIDGEVLLDNQDVLQLLKISSRSLQRYRTDKKLPYYTISGKLYYKLSDVHQLIRECLSA comes from the coding sequence ATGAATACCGAAAGAACAGAATTTATCGCATGGATGGAAAGAATCATGGAGCGATTTGACATCCTTAAAGAACAAGTTTCATCCAGCCAATCCCGGTTTATAGAGATCGACGGCGAGGTGCTTCTTGACAATCAGGACGTATTGCAACTCTTAAAGATCAGTTCAAGATCACTGCAACGCTACCGCACCGATAAGAAACTGCCATACTATACCATCAGTGGTAAGCTTTATTACAAACTGTCGGACGTCCATCAGCTCATCAGAGAATGTCTAAGTGCATAA